Proteins from one Flavobacterium branchiarum genomic window:
- a CDS encoding beta-mannosidase, which translates to MKCKKSFYWFVCICLANFSFAVRAQNIDIQKGWEYRETKTTKWYPATVPGEVHTDLLNNKLIPDPYYRDNEKKLEWIEKKDWEYKTTFQVTPATFNKKNAELVFDGLDTYATVYLNNQMVLKADNMFRQWRVDVKKIIKSGNNDLVIVFKSAQNVVDSLAKKDLPFVIPDNPRAYVRKAQYHFGWDWGPKFTTCGIWKTPRLEAYDVKAPEKPYVLDRKIELVQQPDSLGKSFYFKIDGKPVYMKGANYIPSDAFLSRVTKKEYEKVIGMAKDANMNMLRVWGGGIYEDDYFYDLCDKYGINVWQDFMFAGTMVPGDDAFFDNVKKEVQYQVKRLRHHPSIVLWCGNNEADEAFKNWGWQKSMKMSKQDSTRLWHDYVRLFQDSIPKWVKEVDNKRPYISSSPLFHWSKEKSLTEGDSHYWGTWWGLEDIEAVQKKTGRFVSEYGMQAMPNYSSIEKFTLPEDRYLYSDILKAHQKAGNGFMKLDSYLNRYFIDSTKIKKMNVEDYTYLTQCLQYYSLKNIIGIHRSKAPYTMGTLVWQLNDCWPVASWSVTDYYDRQPKAAWYAMKEAYRDDITPKIDLTRPIDLKLEDPKITWVVKGNKLILKASKSAKYVNVSIKGYTGKWSDNYIDLEPGEEKTISFEGKITKPEIKVFSLYDVLKRY; encoded by the coding sequence ATGAAATGTAAAAAAAGCTTTTATTGGTTTGTATGTATTTGTCTTGCAAATTTTTCTTTTGCAGTACGTGCTCAAAATATTGACATACAAAAAGGTTGGGAATACCGAGAAACTAAAACTACAAAATGGTATCCAGCTACAGTTCCGGGAGAGGTACATACTGATTTGTTGAATAACAAATTAATACCAGATCCTTATTATAGGGACAATGAAAAAAAATTAGAGTGGATAGAAAAGAAAGATTGGGAATATAAAACTACTTTTCAAGTAACTCCAGCCACTTTTAATAAAAAGAATGCAGAACTAGTTTTCGACGGATTAGATACTTATGCAACTGTTTATTTGAACAATCAAATGGTTTTAAAGGCAGATAATATGTTCCGTCAATGGCGTGTAGATGTAAAAAAAATAATAAAATCAGGAAATAATGATTTAGTTATAGTTTTTAAATCAGCACAAAACGTTGTGGATTCATTGGCTAAGAAAGATTTACCATTTGTAATTCCAGATAATCCTCGTGCTTATGTTCGTAAAGCGCAATATCATTTTGGATGGGATTGGGGGCCAAAATTTACTACTTGTGGAATATGGAAAACACCTCGATTAGAAGCGTATGATGTAAAAGCTCCAGAGAAACCTTATGTACTTGATCGTAAAATTGAATTGGTACAGCAACCAGATAGTCTAGGTAAATCATTTTATTTTAAAATAGATGGAAAACCAGTGTATATGAAAGGAGCAAATTATATTCCTTCGGATGCATTTCTTTCTAGAGTTACCAAAAAAGAATACGAAAAAGTAATTGGTATGGCAAAAGACGCTAATATGAATATGCTACGTGTTTGGGGAGGAGGAATCTATGAAGATGATTATTTTTATGATTTATGTGATAAATACGGAATCAATGTTTGGCAGGATTTTATGTTTGCAGGAACAATGGTACCAGGTGATGATGCTTTTTTCGATAACGTAAAAAAAGAAGTGCAATACCAAGTAAAACGCCTACGTCATCATCCAAGTATTGTTTTATGGTGTGGTAATAATGAAGCCGATGAAGCATTTAAAAATTGGGGTTGGCAAAAAAGCATGAAAATGTCAAAACAAGATTCAACACGCTTATGGCATGATTACGTTCGTTTGTTTCAGGATAGTATTCCAAAATGGGTAAAAGAAGTTGACAATAAACGTCCTTACATAAGTTCTTCACCTTTATTTCATTGGTCAAAAGAAAAAAGTCTTACAGAAGGAGATAGCCATTATTGGGGCACTTGGTGGGGATTAGAAGATATCGAAGCTGTTCAGAAAAAAACAGGACGCTTTGTGAGTGAATACGGAATGCAAGCAATGCCAAATTATTCCTCTATTGAAAAATTTACTTTGCCAGAAGATCGTTATTTATACTCTGATATTTTAAAAGCGCATCAAAAAGCAGGAAATGGATTTATGAAATTAGATTCTTATCTGAATCGCTATTTTATTGATTCAACCAAAATAAAGAAAATGAATGTGGAAGATTACACTTATCTAACACAATGTTTACAATATTATTCGCTTAAAAATATTATTGGAATTCACCGTTCAAAAGCACCTTATACTATGGGAACATTGGTTTGGCAGCTTAACGATTGTTGGCCAGTAGCAAGTTGGAGTGTGACCGATTATTATGATCGTCAGCCAAAAGCGGCTTGGTATGCAATGAAAGAAGCCTATCGAGATGATATAACACCCAAAATAGATCTTACACGTCCGATAGATTTAAAATTAGAAGATCCCAAAATAACTTGGGTAGTAAAAGGAAATAAATTGATTTTAAAAGCATCGAAATCTGCTAAGTATGTCAATGTTTCTATAAAAGGATATACAGGAAAATGGAGTGATAATTATATAGATTTGGAGCCTGGAGAAGAAAAAACAATCTCTTTTGAAGGCAAAATAACCAAACCAGAGATTAAAGTTTTCTCTCTATATGATGTTTTAAAGAGGTACTAA
- a CDS encoding SusC/RagA family TonB-linked outer membrane protein: MKQILAVLGMIMLTSLGAVAQNRPLTGIVATDADNKGIVSATIKVKGKSISTITDSEGRFSMTIPEGRVSLTVSSIGFITRFIEVGENEKNINVVLTSSVEELKDVVITSFGVKKQKKSLGYAVGELKGDDLTKTKEINLGNALQGKIAGVNVSAPVSGPSGSSRVVIRGATSASGLNQPLYVVDGIPIDNSQQGNAGMWGGADKGDGMSSFNPDDIASMSVLKGSAASALYGYRGSNGVILITTKKGKAGKGIGVDFSANTTFNTPISLLKWQDQYGAGAPVNGVATRFGNLQELRDSYYFAWGDKYDGTPSLSLDGQTRPYQAYGKNNVDKFYRTGFSFNNTLAVSGGNENTNFRLSFGNTKDESILPGTKFGRNNIALNFNSIVNEKISVEANAQYISEKSHNRPYLNDSPRNASFPTTFLTPGTDIRWLSNGYDANGGEADYFGANTYQTNPYFATQETLNEDLRKRFIGSAKVNYNITDKIYAKAVIGIDDINYEYTEIEPTGINYNPGGSFENRIENRSEINASGYLGYKGDIGKDFSLDAFIGANRQHNRFSGIKMKGNNFIVPFKYFYGNTMPDKTEKLYAESEVNSLFYSADLGYKNFLYLNVTGREDWFSTLNPANNSTFYPSVSTSFVYSELFSLPEWMSYGKIRAGWGNVGGALPDAYALALTYTAPDGQTDAQGQPILGVNGETVPNQFLKPYNVSTIEFGFENTFFNNRVSTDLTFYEKRTTNDITDADISQSSGYRTTKINVGEIVNKGVEFAVNVKAIKTDKFSWSIGYNFAYNNSEVVSLSDKINTKTLEGNRDSRASVVLEKGQPFGVIKAYDYLRDKNGNVVIGSDGKFMRGDLIIAGQGVAPTSMGLSNDFTYKNLTLSVFVDAKFGGEIYSATNQLGTRYGLSDKTLDGREEGIAVSGTDVSGNPVNTRVSAYDYWRSYSDVTSNFVYDADFIKLRSVSLSYNLPKSYLAHSPFQSVSLAFSAHNLWTIYSKTPNIDPESNYSNGNAQGLERASMPLTRNYGVTLNVKF; encoded by the coding sequence ATGAAACAAATTTTAGCAGTGTTAGGGATGATAATGTTGACCAGTTTAGGGGCTGTGGCGCAAAATCGACCATTAACAGGTATAGTAGCAACAGATGCAGATAATAAAGGTATTGTTTCTGCAACTATTAAGGTAAAAGGAAAATCGATCAGTACTATAACCGATTCTGAGGGGCGCTTTTCGATGACAATTCCTGAGGGAAGAGTTAGTTTGACGGTATCTTCAATTGGATTTATTACAAGATTTATCGAAGTTGGTGAAAATGAAAAGAACATCAATGTAGTATTAACCTCAAGCGTAGAAGAATTAAAAGATGTTGTAATTACTTCATTTGGAGTGAAGAAACAAAAGAAAAGTTTGGGATATGCTGTTGGAGAACTTAAAGGAGATGATTTAACGAAAACCAAAGAAATCAATCTTGGAAATGCATTGCAAGGAAAAATTGCTGGGGTAAATGTATCTGCACCAGTATCAGGGCCATCAGGTTCTAGCCGTGTAGTAATTCGTGGAGCGACTTCGGCATCTGGACTTAATCAGCCTTTGTATGTGGTAGATGGTATTCCTATTGATAACAGCCAGCAAGGAAATGCAGGAATGTGGGGAGGTGCTGATAAAGGAGATGGAATGTCTTCATTTAACCCAGATGATATTGCATCTATGTCTGTATTAAAAGGTAGTGCTGCATCGGCGCTTTATGGATATAGAGGTTCAAATGGAGTTATCTTAATTACAACTAAAAAAGGTAAAGCAGGAAAAGGAATTGGAGTTGATTTTAGTGCAAATACTACCTTTAACACACCAATAAGCCTTTTAAAATGGCAAGATCAATATGGAGCTGGAGCACCAGTAAATGGTGTTGCAACAAGATTTGGTAACTTACAAGAACTTAGAGATAGTTATTATTTTGCTTGGGGAGATAAATACGATGGAACACCTTCACTTTCTCTTGATGGACAAACACGACCATATCAAGCATATGGTAAAAATAATGTAGATAAATTTTACAGAACAGGATTTTCTTTCAACAATACATTAGCTGTATCTGGTGGAAATGAGAATACAAATTTTAGATTGTCATTCGGAAATACTAAAGACGAGTCAATCCTGCCAGGAACAAAATTTGGAAGAAATAACATTGCTTTAAATTTTAATTCTATTGTAAACGAAAAAATAAGTGTTGAGGCTAATGCACAATATATCTCTGAAAAAAGTCATAACAGACCTTATTTAAATGATTCACCAAGAAACGCTTCTTTCCCTACTACATTTTTAACTCCAGGAACAGATATAAGATGGTTAAGTAATGGATATGATGCAAATGGAGGGGAAGCAGATTATTTTGGTGCAAATACTTACCAAACGAATCCTTACTTTGCAACACAAGAAACATTAAATGAAGATCTTAGAAAACGTTTTATTGGTTCTGCTAAAGTAAATTATAATATTACTGATAAAATATATGCTAAAGCAGTAATTGGAATTGATGATATTAATTATGAATATACTGAAATAGAACCTACAGGAATTAATTATAATCCAGGAGGTTCTTTTGAAAACAGAATCGAGAATCGTTCTGAGATAAACGCTTCTGGTTATTTAGGATATAAAGGTGATATAGGTAAAGATTTTTCATTAGATGCTTTTATTGGAGCAAACCGTCAGCATAATAGATTTAGTGGAATTAAAATGAAAGGAAATAATTTTATAGTACCTTTTAAATATTTCTACGGAAACACTATGCCTGATAAAACAGAGAAATTATATGCAGAAAGCGAAGTAAACTCTCTTTTTTATTCTGCCGATTTAGGATATAAAAATTTCTTATACTTAAATGTAACGGGTCGTGAAGATTGGTTCTCAACATTAAATCCTGCAAATAATAGTACTTTTTATCCGTCTGTGAGTACAAGTTTTGTTTATTCTGAATTGTTTAGCTTACCAGAGTGGATGTCATACGGTAAGATTAGAGCCGGTTGGGGTAACGTAGGAGGTGCATTGCCAGATGCATATGCCTTGGCTTTAACTTATACTGCACCAGACGGGCAAACAGATGCACAAGGACAACCAATTTTAGGTGTTAATGGAGAAACTGTTCCAAATCAATTTTTGAAACCGTACAATGTAAGTACAATTGAATTTGGTTTCGAAAATACATTTTTCAATAATAGAGTGAGTACCGATTTGACTTTTTACGAAAAGAGAACAACTAATGATATTACGGATGCAGATATTTCACAATCTTCAGGATACAGAACTACTAAAATTAACGTAGGGGAAATTGTAAACAAAGGAGTGGAGTTTGCAGTGAATGTAAAAGCAATAAAAACGGATAAATTTAGCTGGAGCATTGGTTATAACTTTGCTTACAACAATAGTGAGGTAGTTAGTCTTTCTGATAAAATAAATACAAAAACATTAGAAGGAAATAGAGATTCTAGAGCATCTGTAGTTTTAGAAAAAGGACAACCTTTCGGAGTAATCAAAGCCTATGACTATTTAAGAGATAAAAACGGAAACGTTGTGATTGGTTCAGATGGTAAATTTATGAGAGGAGATTTAATTATTGCAGGACAAGGTGTAGCTCCTACATCAATGGGGCTTTCAAATGATTTTACTTATAAAAATCTAACACTTTCAGTTTTTGTAGATGCTAAATTTGGAGGAGAAATCTATTCAGCTACAAACCAATTAGGAACACGTTATGGATTGTCAGATAAGACACTTGATGGACGTGAAGAAGGAATTGCAGTATCTGGTACTGATGTTTCAGGAAACCCTGTAAACACTAGAGTTTCTGCCTATGATTATTGGAGAAGTTACAGTGATGTAACATCAAACTTTGTTTACGATGCAGATTTTATTAAACTTAGATCGGTATCTTTAAGCTATAACTTACCAAAATCATATTTAGCACATTCGCCATTTCAATCTGTTAGTTTAGCATTTTCAGCTCATAATTTATGGACAATTTATAGCAAAACGCCAAATATTGACCCAGAGTCAAACTATTCTAATGGTAATGCACAAGGACTTGAAAGAGCATCTATGCCTTTGACAAGAAATTACGGAGTAACTCTTAATGTCAAATTCTAA
- a CDS encoding GH92 family glycosyl hydrolase, giving the protein MIRKYNRIVFSGIFALSIFFSQATISQEKKAKQNNLDYTKYIDPLIGSAGHGHVFVGANVPFGAVQLGPVNVFEGWDWCSGYNYASNTILGFTHTHLSGTGIGDLNDILLLPVSGKVPLTKGTKEDMVTGYGSYFSHKNEVSKAGYYSVFLDKYKIKAELTTSERVGFHKYTFNSTTDAHVLLDLADGVGWDKPVKTFIKKLNDHTLVGYRYSTGWAADQRIFFAMEFSEPIANMALYDNTTAVAGNEGEGVKMKAVLDFATLKNKQVLVKVGISPVSYENAFVNIKAEIPNWDFNAVVKEATSKWNKELNKIQIKADDKTAKVFYTALYHTMFAPSIFNDVNGDYRGTDKKVYEKAGFTNYTTFSLWDTYRALHPLYTITQPDKVNDIVKSFLAIYEQQGRLPVWHLMGNETNTMNGNHSIAVIVDAYFKGYRDYDTALAYEAIKKTAMQTRDGMDYIQKLEYIPADKVLESVGNALEYAIDDYCIALMAKAMNKTEDYEYFSKRANLYKLYFDKETTFMRGKLVDGNWRTPFNPLSSSHRKDDYVEGNAWQYTWLVPQDPYGLIELFGSEDKFIAKLDSLFLITDKVEGEEISPDITGLIGQYAQGNEPNHHIPYLYAYVGQPWKTAKLVREIDDKFYSTKPDGLCGNEDLGQMSAWYIFSAMGFYSVNPANGIYVLGSPLVETATIHHKENISFTLKAFDNSDKNIYIQKAEYNGKPYTKSYITHDMIVKGGELKLYMGSKPSATFGVNKSDRPI; this is encoded by the coding sequence ATGATTAGAAAATACAACAGAATAGTTTTTAGCGGCATTTTCGCTTTAAGTATATTTTTTAGCCAAGCTACAATTTCACAAGAAAAAAAAGCAAAACAAAATAATTTAGATTACACAAAATACATAGATCCATTGATAGGATCGGCAGGTCACGGACACGTTTTTGTGGGAGCTAATGTTCCTTTTGGAGCAGTGCAGTTAGGCCCCGTAAATGTATTTGAAGGTTGGGATTGGTGTAGTGGCTATAACTATGCAAGTAATACCATATTAGGATTTACGCATACACATTTAAGCGGTACAGGAATTGGAGATTTAAACGATATTCTTTTGTTGCCAGTATCAGGAAAAGTTCCTCTTACCAAAGGGACAAAAGAAGATATGGTAACAGGATACGGATCTTATTTCTCACACAAAAATGAAGTAAGTAAAGCAGGTTATTACAGTGTTTTTCTTGATAAATACAAAATTAAAGCAGAGTTAACGACTAGCGAGAGAGTTGGTTTTCATAAATACACATTTAACTCAACTACCGATGCACATGTGCTACTAGATCTTGCCGATGGGGTGGGATGGGACAAGCCAGTAAAAACGTTCATAAAAAAACTTAATGACCATACGCTAGTAGGATATAGATATTCTACAGGTTGGGCCGCAGATCAGCGCATTTTTTTCGCAATGGAATTCTCAGAACCAATTGCTAATATGGCTTTATATGATAATACGACAGCAGTAGCTGGCAATGAAGGTGAAGGTGTAAAAATGAAAGCAGTTTTAGATTTTGCAACTTTAAAAAACAAACAAGTTTTAGTAAAAGTTGGGATTTCTCCAGTAAGTTATGAGAATGCTTTCGTAAATATTAAAGCCGAAATTCCTAATTGGGATTTTAATGCAGTAGTAAAAGAAGCAACTTCAAAGTGGAACAAAGAACTAAATAAAATACAGATAAAAGCAGATGATAAAACGGCAAAGGTTTTTTATACTGCTTTGTATCACACTATGTTTGCACCTTCAATTTTCAATGATGTAAACGGAGATTACAGAGGAACAGATAAAAAAGTATATGAAAAAGCGGGTTTTACTAACTACACCACTTTTTCACTTTGGGATACGTACCGAGCTTTGCATCCTTTGTATACCATTACGCAACCAGATAAAGTTAATGATATTGTTAAATCATTTTTAGCAATCTACGAGCAACAAGGAAGATTACCAGTTTGGCATTTAATGGGGAATGAAACTAACACCATGAACGGAAACCATTCGATTGCAGTTATTGTAGATGCTTATTTTAAAGGCTATAGAGATTACGATACAGCATTAGCTTATGAAGCTATCAAAAAAACTGCTATGCAAACTCGTGATGGAATGGATTATATTCAAAAATTAGAATACATCCCTGCTGATAAAGTATTAGAATCAGTTGGAAATGCTCTAGAATATGCTATCGATGATTATTGTATCGCGCTTATGGCAAAAGCAATGAACAAGACAGAAGATTATGAGTATTTCTCTAAAAGAGCCAATTTGTACAAACTTTATTTTGATAAAGAGACAACGTTTATGCGAGGAAAATTAGTTGATGGAAATTGGAGAACACCATTTAATCCACTTTCATCTTCACATCGTAAAGACGATTATGTAGAAGGTAATGCGTGGCAATATACTTGGTTGGTTCCACAAGACCCTTATGGATTAATTGAATTATTTGGAAGTGAAGATAAATTTATAGCTAAACTGGATTCTTTATTTCTGATAACAGACAAGGTTGAAGGCGAAGAAATTTCTCCTGATATTACGGGACTAATTGGACAATATGCGCAAGGAAATGAGCCTAATCACCATATACCTTATTTGTATGCATACGTAGGACAACCTTGGAAAACAGCAAAATTAGTTCGTGAAATAGATGATAAATTTTATTCAACAAAACCAGACGGATTGTGTGGTAACGAAGATTTAGGGCAGATGTCAGCTTGGTATATATTTTCAGCAATGGGATTCTATTCAGTTAATCCAGCAAATGGAATCTATGTTTTAGGTAGTCCATTAGTAGAGACTGCTACAATTCATCATAAAGAAAATATTTCATTTACATTGAAAGCATTTGATAACAGTGATAAAAATATCTACATCCAAAAAGCAGAATACAACGGGAAACCATATACAAAATCATACATCACACATGATATGATTGTTAAAGGAGGAGAATTAAAATTGTATATGGGAAGTAAACCATCAGCAACTTTTGGAGTAAATAAATCTGATAGACCGATTTAA
- a CDS encoding SusD/RagB family nutrient-binding outer membrane lipoprotein — protein MKNKYIKIFCIAIVSAMAFTACDNGFEDLNKNPNALTDPAPKSMFTLAEIYIDGQDYSNTRGNNGYAAQIVQQFSSLGGPGSKYTYSSEYSGSLFGESYGKGLNQIFQLMSVLPDTPENSNMIQACRIMKVFMFQKLTDTYGEIPYFEAGKGYNGNIFAPKYDTQQAIYNDLLKELDEAGTALDANKPFVGNADLFYQSDVTKWKKFANSLMLRVAMRLSKVDPAKSKEFVEKAATKGVFSSNDDSTVLKHDVSPQGVRTNPITSSWVRNDLNGGEANVKYSKTFIDLLKNTNDPRLRIYAKLEASGNNNPASQQGLANDAKEFPGGDKKLFSDPNTSTVLRLDAPTLIISYAEVQFLLAEAAVKGWNVSGSAQQHYEDGVKAAMQGLTIFGDKVPAVTTSEYSNYIATYPFKTTGTEAQKIEQIITQKWIVLLFNGFEAFSEYRRTGYPVLVPVNDPLGETNGTIPRRLIYDQSELITNGANYKEAIQRQGLDLMTTRIWWDKQ, from the coding sequence ATGAAAAATAAATATATCAAAATATTTTGCATTGCAATTGTTAGTGCAATGGCATTTACAGCATGTGACAACGGATTCGAAGATTTGAATAAGAATCCAAATGCTTTAACAGATCCAGCACCTAAATCAATGTTTACTCTTGCTGAGATTTACATCGATGGGCAAGATTATTCTAATACAAGAGGAAACAATGGGTATGCTGCTCAAATAGTACAACAATTTTCTTCATTAGGAGGTCCTGGTTCAAAATATACGTATTCATCAGAGTATTCAGGTTCTTTGTTTGGAGAATCATACGGAAAAGGATTGAATCAAATTTTTCAGTTGATGTCGGTTTTGCCAGACACTCCAGAAAACTCTAATATGATTCAGGCATGTAGAATCATGAAAGTTTTTATGTTTCAAAAATTAACTGATACCTACGGAGAAATTCCATATTTCGAAGCAGGTAAAGGATATAACGGAAATATTTTCGCTCCAAAATACGACACACAGCAAGCTATTTATAATGACTTATTAAAAGAATTAGATGAGGCTGGTACTGCATTAGATGCTAATAAACCTTTTGTAGGTAATGCTGATTTGTTTTACCAAAGTGATGTAACAAAATGGAAAAAATTTGCAAACTCATTAATGTTAAGAGTTGCTATGCGTTTGTCTAAAGTAGATCCTGCAAAATCGAAAGAATTTGTTGAAAAAGCGGCTACTAAAGGAGTTTTTAGTTCTAATGATGATAGTACAGTATTAAAACATGATGTAAGTCCACAAGGAGTTAGAACAAATCCTATTACTTCTTCTTGGGTTAGAAATGATTTAAATGGAGGTGAAGCAAATGTTAAATACAGTAAAACTTTTATAGATTTATTGAAAAACACCAATGATCCACGTTTAAGAATTTATGCTAAATTAGAAGCATCAGGAAATAACAATCCAGCTAGCCAACAAGGACTTGCAAATGATGCAAAAGAATTTCCAGGCGGAGATAAAAAACTTTTCTCAGACCCAAATACTTCTACAGTATTGCGTTTAGATGCACCTACTTTAATTATATCTTATGCTGAAGTACAATTTTTATTAGCAGAAGCTGCTGTAAAAGGTTGGAATGTTTCTGGATCTGCACAACAACATTATGAAGATGGAGTAAAAGCAGCAATGCAAGGTTTAACGATTTTTGGTGATAAAGTACCAGCGGTTACAACTTCAGAATATAGCAATTATATAGCAACTTATCCTTTTAAAACTACAGGAACAGAGGCACAAAAAATAGAGCAAATTATAACTCAGAAATGGATTGTCTTATTGTTTAATGGTTTTGAGGCTTTCTCAGAGTACAGAAGAACTGGATATCCTGTTTTAGTTCCTGTTAATGATCCTTTGGGAGAAACAAATGGTACTATTCCAAGAAGATTAATATACGATCAATCAGAATTGATTACAAATGGGGCTAATTACAAAGAAGCAATTCAGCGTCAGGGGTTAGATTTAATGACTACTAGAATCTGGTGGGATAAACAATAA
- a CDS encoding LacI family DNA-binding transcriptional regulator yields MKKITIKDIATEAQVSISTVSFVINDKGEKMGISPAVIKKVQEVAEKLNYRPSMIATSLRTGKTRSIGLIVEDISNQFFADLARVIEDEAKSIDYRVFYCSTGGDDARSEELIHSLLQANVDGFIITPTEKLEKSIDLLLKLKKPVVLIDRYFPGQKVSHVVMDNYEGSHSATKFLLEKGRKNIAVVNTNSEMIQMKLREEGYRDALKEEGIYNDSLVLHMDYNSSEESKIASILDFVKNNPKIDAVLFLANYMGLAGLQAFRGMKFRIPEDISIISFDDHDSFKLHTPTISVIAQPIKDIGENAIKLLMDQMTGTTPFVIEGILKKGNLIIRESV; encoded by the coding sequence ATGAAAAAGATTACTATTAAGGATATTGCTACAGAGGCGCAAGTTTCTATATCTACTGTATCTTTTGTTATTAATGATAAGGGTGAAAAAATGGGCATTAGTCCTGCAGTAATTAAGAAAGTGCAAGAAGTTGCCGAAAAGCTTAATTATCGCCCGAGTATGATAGCTACAAGTCTTAGAACAGGAAAGACTAGATCTATCGGACTTATTGTTGAGGATATTTCGAATCAGTTCTTTGCCGATTTGGCCAGAGTTATTGAGGATGAAGCCAAAAGTATTGATTATAGAGTTTTTTACTGTAGTACAGGAGGAGACGATGCACGTTCTGAAGAGTTAATACATAGTCTTTTGCAGGCAAATGTAGATGGGTTTATAATTACTCCAACTGAAAAGTTAGAGAAAAGCATCGACCTTCTTTTAAAGCTGAAAAAGCCAGTTGTATTAATAGATAGATATTTTCCAGGTCAAAAAGTGAGTCATGTTGTTATGGACAATTATGAAGGTTCACATTCCGCAACTAAATTTTTGTTAGAAAAAGGCAGAAAGAATATTGCGGTTGTAAATACCAACTCCGAAATGATTCAGATGAAACTAAGAGAAGAGGGATATAGAGACGCCTTAAAAGAGGAAGGTATTTATAATGACTCACTTGTACTTCATATGGATTATAATAGTAGCGAGGAAAGTAAAATTGCAAGTATATTAGATTTTGTAAAAAACAATCCAAAAATTGATGCAGTTTTGTTTCTAGCAAATTATATGGGGCTTGCCGGTCTTCAGGCCTTTAGAGGAATGAAATTTAGAATTCCAGAGGATATTTCGATTATTAGTTTTGATGATCATGATAGTTTCAAATTACATACACCAACAATATCTGTAATTGCACAACCAATAAAGGATATAGGTGAAAATGCAATAAAATTGTTGATGGATCAAATGACTGGGACTACTCCTTTTGTAATAGAAGGAATCCTTAAAAAAGGAAATTTAATAATAAGAGAATCGGTATAA